From a single Solenopsis invicta isolate M01_SB chromosome 4, UNIL_Sinv_3.0, whole genome shotgun sequence genomic region:
- the LOC105195806 gene encoding uncharacterized protein LOC105195806 isoform X1, with protein MDGANVNGGNAAVPCEDPNLASGGGGAGSGGDTSATAVPKAETQDSSGKATAGAGNTDAQEVNGEVRGNTRKHATPPSRRRMKKFKANSTSAAEGDATPVTTAPGTRGGRKRKLSEYEDASSEGSEEFNGFDAQGLELQPGSNVLKKLIVMMQYPPLCEEDLCQFAEAEIAEAQLAKRIKYSSRIFDTKEKVDDSQEFDSTKTYVFETDSFGHLETSKIKKEKESDRSETDSIDIPNSIDSEVEPSKVEITSIRSANSSSAASSPSATSQRSKGSLVSGGGASPGGKQKAPIDMLNPLYREPFKYGWKRELVFRASHDSSLKKMADIYYYTPKGKKVRSFREVAESLNSKELTIDNFTFFKEPLGLNDPEKEIIRDAKRARGSLGPGKKYSKKVSAAVKKAIQESAARKPVQEPATRKSLPHEPSTSRKQPVQDPPASTPAPETSKHVAAPVPTPTKAAKSAKTPPAYKTKTTAKKTPQIKIKSSEESEMLPPQRSTANTRRNQQAVEKTIPVKTKRLITPKVQEPCSIRCSTSMGLIPSLQCRVCLCLYHPECVDGMEFAGNDEYVCKNCQPDIKESHVPNTPSLTPPPLIPISMLGAQNAKSKQTNSSPPKLQRIPKNSDGTEAQMRNSSKTTKTSSSVSNSPTTVDKKESTWFPQTENEFLQSHDGTIPKPAQNIAVMGGKRYIVVPKNNAMAVQPAITVKPDKIGDKPPMLQDGSFTDVSNTTDNSVADLCAPPSLNTDLPEKINVTPDKEVLKDAIHQTDLVSSITTEMTETLIHDDKDKNDKDIPKIDNSENILENESFTADIEYALEQQKAEYICRSPESKSACTPVHTASVTNASEASVEIETIETDRQQPLPSKVGTVKKVKSSKRKQNQQELEQQQNFMNSVCAGYHALLRIFQYLKVQELLRAARVCKMWRDLAAHPSLWKTVRMKNSQVTDWDGLADTLQRRGTQHLDLRKMLVAGESDNIWRKFLTVIPRVTSLVKLELCRCPVMVVEDVIKTCPQLEVFSAMSIKCDSLTLESIGNLSRCQELRLKAITGMSLQQDLTPLQELTQLTQLSLTSVKELGKKKIEVVQALTNLETLELGECSDFPDKFGTTVLINLKKLERLRLEKGQGSCCTFDILEGVSQLENLSQMELVNFDVKNGFDKCLANCKNIKRLLIIPTYISQSATSNNMVLGGVTELSDNLTHFIWGVTLELLRVTELFVDQCNLMNKQVTGDSIPVLKPVPCLRLIADVEDENENQKDDKQQPHLTSPQVDILPLPQLQKLLLTALPKTRVKILKIPFHATWRQSISDTTTQ; from the exons ATGGACGGCGCGAACGTGAATGGCGGGAACGCGGCGGTGCCGTGTGAGGATCCTAACCTcgcgagcggcggcggcggtgctgGCAGTGGTGGTGATACGAGTGCGACGGCCGTGCCAAAGGCGGAGACGCAGGACTCGAGCGGCAAAGCGACGGCCGGTGCGGGTAATACGGACGCGCAGGAGGTGAACGGTGAGGTGAGGGGCAACACTAGGAAGCACGCCACGCCGCCGTCCCGCAGGAGGATGAAAAAGTTCAAGGCCAACTCCACGAGCGCCGCGGAAGGTGACGCAACGCCGGTAACGACGGCGCCCGGGACGAGGGGAGGACGCAAGCGTAAGCTCTCAGAGTACGAGGATGCCAGTTCCGAGGGCTCTGAGGAGTTCAATGGATTCGACGCCCAGGGACTTGAATTGCAACCGGGCAGCAACGTTCTAAAGAAACTCATTG TTATGATGCAGTATCCACCTCTTTGTGAAGAGGACCTCTGTCAGTTTG CTGAAGCAGAAATAGCAGAGGCACAACTTGCAAAACGCATAAAATATTCGTCGAGAATTTTTGATACTAAAGAGAAGGTAGACGATAGTCAAGAGTTTGACAGTACGAAAACTTACGTTTTTGAAACGGACAGTTTTGGTCATTTGGAAACGTCAaagattaaaaaggaaaaagaatcCGATAGATCGGAAACAGATTCTATCGATATACCAAATAGCATAGATTCTGAAGTGGAGCCAAGCAAAGTTGAAATAACTTCTATTAGATCGGCAAATTCTTCGTCGGCAGCAAGTAGTCCCTCCGCAACGTCGCAAAGATCAAAAGGTAGTCTCGTTTCTGGTGGTGGTGCCAGTCCAGGAGGAAAACAAAAAGCTCCCATTGACATGTTAAATCCTTTATACAGAGAGCCATTTAAATATGGTTGGAAGCGAGAATTAGTGTTTAGAGCTAGTCATGACTCTTCCTTAAAAAAAATGGCTGATATATATTACTACACACCAAAGGGgaaaaaagttagaagtttTAGAGAGGTTGCAGAATCTC TTAATTCAAAGGAGTTGACCATTGACAATTTTACATTCTTTAAAGAACCTCTTGGGCTTAATGATCCTGAAAAGGAAATTATTCGAGATGCTAAAAGAGCACGA GGATCTCTGGGACCAGGAAAGAAGTATAGTAAGAAAGTTTCAGCGGCAGTGAAAAAAGCAATACAGGAATCTGCGGCAAGAAAACCAGTACAGGAACCTGCAACGAGAAAATCGTTGCCACATGAACCCAGTACGTCAAGAAAACAACCAGTACAAGACCCTCCAGCTTCTACACCTGCCCCTGAAACTTCAAAACATGTTGCTGCACCTGTACCGACACCTACAAAGGCAGCTAAATCAGCAAAAACACCTCCAgcatataaaacaaaaacaaccGCAAAGAAAACTCCTCAAATAA AAATAAAATCATCAGAAGAAAGTGAGATGCTTCCACCTCAACGGAGTACGGCGAATACGAGACGAAACCAACAAGCAGTTGAGAAGACTATACCAGTCAAAACTAAAAGATTGATAAC GCCCAAAGTTCAAGAGCCATGCAGCATAAGATGTTCAACAAGTATGGGATTAATACCAAGCTTACAATGTCGAGTTTGTCTCTGTTTATATCATCCTGAGTGTGTCGATGGCATGGAATTTGCAGGCAATGATGAATATGTCTGCAAG AATTGTCAGCCGGATATTAAAGAATCTCATGTGCCAAACACTCCATCTTTAACACCACCTCCATTGATTCCGATTAGTATGTTAGGTGCACAAAATGCAAAATCGAAACAGACTAATTCATCTCCTCCGAAATTGCAAAGAATTCCAAAGAATTCCGACGGTACGGAAGCTCAAATGAGAAATTCTTCCAAAACTACCAAAACATCATCCTCAGTATCAAATTCACCCACAACTGTTGACAAAAAGGAAAGTACTTGGTTTCCTCAAACAGAGAATGAATTTTTGCAAAGTCACGATGGCACTATACCAAAACCGGCTCAAAATATTGCTGTGATGGGCGGCAAAAGATACATTGTAGTACCAAAAAATAACGCAATGGCAGTTCAACCGGCTATAACAGTAAAACCAGACAAAATTGGCGATAAGCCACCGATGCTTCAAGACGGTTCGTTTACCGACGTTTCAAATACTACAGATAATTCTGTAGCAGATCTATGTGCACCTCCGTCCTTAAATACTGATTTgcctgaaaaaataaatgttacaccTGATAAAGAAGTCTTAAAAGATGCGATTCACCAGACAGATCTTGTATCTTCTATTACTACGGAAATGACTGAAACTCTTATACATGATGATAAAGATAAGAATGATAAAGATATTCCTAAAATAgataattctgaaaatatattagaaaacgAATCTTTTACTGCTGATATAGAATATGCCTTAGAACAGCAAAAAGCTGAGTACATTTGTAGATCACCAGAAAGTAAATCTGCATGTACACCAGTACATACGGCAAGCGTTACAAATGCTTCTGAAGCAAGTGTAGAAATTGAAACGATTGAAACAGATCGGCAACAGCCGTTACCAAGTAAAGTGGGTACTGTAAAAAAGGTTAAAAGCAGCAA GAGGAAGCAAAATCAGCAGGAATTAGAACAACAGCAAAATTTCATGAATTCAGTTTGCGCTGGTTATCATGCCTTGTTGCGTATTTTCCAATACCTTAAGGTTCAAGAGTTATTGCGAGCCGCGCGAGTTTGTAAAATGTGGCGTGATCTCGCTGCGCATCCATCTCTATGGAAGACCGTACGAATGAAGAACAGCCAAGTAACTGACTGGGACGGTTTAGCGGATACGTTACAGAGACGTGGTACACAGCATCTAGATCTCAGGAAAATGTTAGTCGCTGGCGAATCTGACAATATCTGGAGGAAATTTTTGACAGTCATACCGCGAGTGACCAGTCTTGTGAAGCTTGAATTATGCAGATGTCCTGTTATGGTTGTCGAAGACGTTATCAAGACCTGTCCACAATTGGAAGTATTCAGTGCAATGTCAATCAAGTGTGACTCTCTTACATTAGAGTCGATAGGGAATTTGAGTCGATGTCAAGAACTTAGACTCAAAGCAATAACTGGAATGTCACTACAACAAGATCTCACACCGTTACAGGAATTAACACAGTTGACACAATTG agttTAACATCAGTTAAAGAACTcgggaagaaaaaaattgaagtcgTACAAGCATTGACAAATTTGGAGACATTAGAATTGGGTGAATGCTCCGACTTCCCTGACAAGTTTGGAACTACTGTTTTAATCAACTTAAAGAAATTAGAACGTCTCAGACTTGAAAAAGGCCAAGGATCTTGTTGTACATTTGATATCCTTGAAGGCGTATCACAATTGGAGAATTTGAGTCAAATGGAATTGGTTAATTTTGATGTAAAGAACGGTTTTGACAAATGTCTTGCTAATTGCAAGAACATCAAAAGGTTATTGATCATACCGACTTACATATCTCAGTCAGCGACCTCCAACAACATGGTGCTCGGAGGTGTCACAGAATTGTCAGACAATTTGACGCATTTCATATGGGGCGTTACACTTGAGTTGCTGAGGGTTACGGAACTGTTCGTTGATCAGTGTAACCTTATGAATAAGCAGGTTACTGGAGATTCTATACCAGTTTTAAAACCTGTCCCCTGCTTAAGATTAATTGCTGATGTTGAAGATGAGAACGAGAACCAAAAAG acGACAAGCAACAGCCGCATCTAACGAGTCCGCAAGTCGACATTTTACCATTGCCACAATTGCAGAAACTTCTTTTAACAGCATTACCCAAGACACgagtcaaaattttaaaaattccctTTCACGCCACGTGGCGGCAGAGCATTTCCGATACCACTACGCAGTAA
- the LOC105195806 gene encoding uncharacterized protein LOC105195806 isoform X2, producing the protein MDGANVNGGNAAVPCEDPNLASGGGGAGSGGDTSATAVPKAETQDSSGKATAGAGNTDAQEVNGEVRGNTRKHATPPSRRRMKKFKANSTSAAEGDATPVTTAPGTRGGRKRKLSEYEDASSEGSEEFNGFDAQGLELQPGSNVLKKLIAEAEIAEAQLAKRIKYSSRIFDTKEKVDDSQEFDSTKTYVFETDSFGHLETSKIKKEKESDRSETDSIDIPNSIDSEVEPSKVEITSIRSANSSSAASSPSATSQRSKGSLVSGGGASPGGKQKAPIDMLNPLYREPFKYGWKRELVFRASHDSSLKKMADIYYYTPKGKKVRSFREVAESLNSKELTIDNFTFFKEPLGLNDPEKEIIRDAKRARGSLGPGKKYSKKVSAAVKKAIQESAARKPVQEPATRKSLPHEPSTSRKQPVQDPPASTPAPETSKHVAAPVPTPTKAAKSAKTPPAYKTKTTAKKTPQIKIKSSEESEMLPPQRSTANTRRNQQAVEKTIPVKTKRLITPKVQEPCSIRCSTSMGLIPSLQCRVCLCLYHPECVDGMEFAGNDEYVCKNCQPDIKESHVPNTPSLTPPPLIPISMLGAQNAKSKQTNSSPPKLQRIPKNSDGTEAQMRNSSKTTKTSSSVSNSPTTVDKKESTWFPQTENEFLQSHDGTIPKPAQNIAVMGGKRYIVVPKNNAMAVQPAITVKPDKIGDKPPMLQDGSFTDVSNTTDNSVADLCAPPSLNTDLPEKINVTPDKEVLKDAIHQTDLVSSITTEMTETLIHDDKDKNDKDIPKIDNSENILENESFTADIEYALEQQKAEYICRSPESKSACTPVHTASVTNASEASVEIETIETDRQQPLPSKVGTVKKVKSSKRKQNQQELEQQQNFMNSVCAGYHALLRIFQYLKVQELLRAARVCKMWRDLAAHPSLWKTVRMKNSQVTDWDGLADTLQRRGTQHLDLRKMLVAGESDNIWRKFLTVIPRVTSLVKLELCRCPVMVVEDVIKTCPQLEVFSAMSIKCDSLTLESIGNLSRCQELRLKAITGMSLQQDLTPLQELTQLTQLSLTSVKELGKKKIEVVQALTNLETLELGECSDFPDKFGTTVLINLKKLERLRLEKGQGSCCTFDILEGVSQLENLSQMELVNFDVKNGFDKCLANCKNIKRLLIIPTYISQSATSNNMVLGGVTELSDNLTHFIWGVTLELLRVTELFVDQCNLMNKQVTGDSIPVLKPVPCLRLIADVEDENENQKDDKQQPHLTSPQVDILPLPQLQKLLLTALPKTRVKILKIPFHATWRQSISDTTTQ; encoded by the exons ATGGACGGCGCGAACGTGAATGGCGGGAACGCGGCGGTGCCGTGTGAGGATCCTAACCTcgcgagcggcggcggcggtgctgGCAGTGGTGGTGATACGAGTGCGACGGCCGTGCCAAAGGCGGAGACGCAGGACTCGAGCGGCAAAGCGACGGCCGGTGCGGGTAATACGGACGCGCAGGAGGTGAACGGTGAGGTGAGGGGCAACACTAGGAAGCACGCCACGCCGCCGTCCCGCAGGAGGATGAAAAAGTTCAAGGCCAACTCCACGAGCGCCGCGGAAGGTGACGCAACGCCGGTAACGACGGCGCCCGGGACGAGGGGAGGACGCAAGCGTAAGCTCTCAGAGTACGAGGATGCCAGTTCCGAGGGCTCTGAGGAGTTCAATGGATTCGACGCCCAGGGACTTGAATTGCAACCGGGCAGCAACGTTCTAAAGAAACTCATTG CTGAAGCAGAAATAGCAGAGGCACAACTTGCAAAACGCATAAAATATTCGTCGAGAATTTTTGATACTAAAGAGAAGGTAGACGATAGTCAAGAGTTTGACAGTACGAAAACTTACGTTTTTGAAACGGACAGTTTTGGTCATTTGGAAACGTCAaagattaaaaaggaaaaagaatcCGATAGATCGGAAACAGATTCTATCGATATACCAAATAGCATAGATTCTGAAGTGGAGCCAAGCAAAGTTGAAATAACTTCTATTAGATCGGCAAATTCTTCGTCGGCAGCAAGTAGTCCCTCCGCAACGTCGCAAAGATCAAAAGGTAGTCTCGTTTCTGGTGGTGGTGCCAGTCCAGGAGGAAAACAAAAAGCTCCCATTGACATGTTAAATCCTTTATACAGAGAGCCATTTAAATATGGTTGGAAGCGAGAATTAGTGTTTAGAGCTAGTCATGACTCTTCCTTAAAAAAAATGGCTGATATATATTACTACACACCAAAGGGgaaaaaagttagaagtttTAGAGAGGTTGCAGAATCTC TTAATTCAAAGGAGTTGACCATTGACAATTTTACATTCTTTAAAGAACCTCTTGGGCTTAATGATCCTGAAAAGGAAATTATTCGAGATGCTAAAAGAGCACGA GGATCTCTGGGACCAGGAAAGAAGTATAGTAAGAAAGTTTCAGCGGCAGTGAAAAAAGCAATACAGGAATCTGCGGCAAGAAAACCAGTACAGGAACCTGCAACGAGAAAATCGTTGCCACATGAACCCAGTACGTCAAGAAAACAACCAGTACAAGACCCTCCAGCTTCTACACCTGCCCCTGAAACTTCAAAACATGTTGCTGCACCTGTACCGACACCTACAAAGGCAGCTAAATCAGCAAAAACACCTCCAgcatataaaacaaaaacaaccGCAAAGAAAACTCCTCAAATAA AAATAAAATCATCAGAAGAAAGTGAGATGCTTCCACCTCAACGGAGTACGGCGAATACGAGACGAAACCAACAAGCAGTTGAGAAGACTATACCAGTCAAAACTAAAAGATTGATAAC GCCCAAAGTTCAAGAGCCATGCAGCATAAGATGTTCAACAAGTATGGGATTAATACCAAGCTTACAATGTCGAGTTTGTCTCTGTTTATATCATCCTGAGTGTGTCGATGGCATGGAATTTGCAGGCAATGATGAATATGTCTGCAAG AATTGTCAGCCGGATATTAAAGAATCTCATGTGCCAAACACTCCATCTTTAACACCACCTCCATTGATTCCGATTAGTATGTTAGGTGCACAAAATGCAAAATCGAAACAGACTAATTCATCTCCTCCGAAATTGCAAAGAATTCCAAAGAATTCCGACGGTACGGAAGCTCAAATGAGAAATTCTTCCAAAACTACCAAAACATCATCCTCAGTATCAAATTCACCCACAACTGTTGACAAAAAGGAAAGTACTTGGTTTCCTCAAACAGAGAATGAATTTTTGCAAAGTCACGATGGCACTATACCAAAACCGGCTCAAAATATTGCTGTGATGGGCGGCAAAAGATACATTGTAGTACCAAAAAATAACGCAATGGCAGTTCAACCGGCTATAACAGTAAAACCAGACAAAATTGGCGATAAGCCACCGATGCTTCAAGACGGTTCGTTTACCGACGTTTCAAATACTACAGATAATTCTGTAGCAGATCTATGTGCACCTCCGTCCTTAAATACTGATTTgcctgaaaaaataaatgttacaccTGATAAAGAAGTCTTAAAAGATGCGATTCACCAGACAGATCTTGTATCTTCTATTACTACGGAAATGACTGAAACTCTTATACATGATGATAAAGATAAGAATGATAAAGATATTCCTAAAATAgataattctgaaaatatattagaaaacgAATCTTTTACTGCTGATATAGAATATGCCTTAGAACAGCAAAAAGCTGAGTACATTTGTAGATCACCAGAAAGTAAATCTGCATGTACACCAGTACATACGGCAAGCGTTACAAATGCTTCTGAAGCAAGTGTAGAAATTGAAACGATTGAAACAGATCGGCAACAGCCGTTACCAAGTAAAGTGGGTACTGTAAAAAAGGTTAAAAGCAGCAA GAGGAAGCAAAATCAGCAGGAATTAGAACAACAGCAAAATTTCATGAATTCAGTTTGCGCTGGTTATCATGCCTTGTTGCGTATTTTCCAATACCTTAAGGTTCAAGAGTTATTGCGAGCCGCGCGAGTTTGTAAAATGTGGCGTGATCTCGCTGCGCATCCATCTCTATGGAAGACCGTACGAATGAAGAACAGCCAAGTAACTGACTGGGACGGTTTAGCGGATACGTTACAGAGACGTGGTACACAGCATCTAGATCTCAGGAAAATGTTAGTCGCTGGCGAATCTGACAATATCTGGAGGAAATTTTTGACAGTCATACCGCGAGTGACCAGTCTTGTGAAGCTTGAATTATGCAGATGTCCTGTTATGGTTGTCGAAGACGTTATCAAGACCTGTCCACAATTGGAAGTATTCAGTGCAATGTCAATCAAGTGTGACTCTCTTACATTAGAGTCGATAGGGAATTTGAGTCGATGTCAAGAACTTAGACTCAAAGCAATAACTGGAATGTCACTACAACAAGATCTCACACCGTTACAGGAATTAACACAGTTGACACAATTG agttTAACATCAGTTAAAGAACTcgggaagaaaaaaattgaagtcgTACAAGCATTGACAAATTTGGAGACATTAGAATTGGGTGAATGCTCCGACTTCCCTGACAAGTTTGGAACTACTGTTTTAATCAACTTAAAGAAATTAGAACGTCTCAGACTTGAAAAAGGCCAAGGATCTTGTTGTACATTTGATATCCTTGAAGGCGTATCACAATTGGAGAATTTGAGTCAAATGGAATTGGTTAATTTTGATGTAAAGAACGGTTTTGACAAATGTCTTGCTAATTGCAAGAACATCAAAAGGTTATTGATCATACCGACTTACATATCTCAGTCAGCGACCTCCAACAACATGGTGCTCGGAGGTGTCACAGAATTGTCAGACAATTTGACGCATTTCATATGGGGCGTTACACTTGAGTTGCTGAGGGTTACGGAACTGTTCGTTGATCAGTGTAACCTTATGAATAAGCAGGTTACTGGAGATTCTATACCAGTTTTAAAACCTGTCCCCTGCTTAAGATTAATTGCTGATGTTGAAGATGAGAACGAGAACCAAAAAG acGACAAGCAACAGCCGCATCTAACGAGTCCGCAAGTCGACATTTTACCATTGCCACAATTGCAGAAACTTCTTTTAACAGCATTACCCAAGACACgagtcaaaattttaaaaattccctTTCACGCCACGTGGCGGCAGAGCATTTCCGATACCACTACGCAGTAA
- the LOC105195547 gene encoding uncharacterized protein LOC105195547, which yields MSRGQGIEVPDRPVTMRKVFPVLALIAFACDISRDVLVHGDPAREPEAAGRSGDYEYQTEPRGQYDDADVPQSSAESVRERTSEPPADKWTSNQREALEPKWRDGDSVPLLPFSHYRSDTSDEVENVEQEASPETSRRPFKYHYAIDQPDRPRGSPGRRLPPLDDYEASYRSREDYEIPDEDYPRKRRRPLKNSQNPTFYEETLDSAVSNDGKRGRNVVDGSLNDREVTWRYREAFQARPNEYEQEFSDEEYLRPRPRKRRPPQNYEFALANEASSNDGDDEPSDSPRYLSKSESENLSTESSDKREKALELKSLLKMQQEEGSSLSEILQRRNLTLNDLLKGKADVINALKSRIADESDEYIEEMSKVMSDSLLKLAATVTPPWGSTQSTFESTTLKVTTTPSDTTPNSSVSHTTAATENGTARGLEENSNRVKEKSEDLEKMTQSAHDSSSWLRAPTTPLTISTVITTSESPPLVAVNSAEYFLNDDGNAESASDRAARLDGLDEDEIMEFSDFTDFKKGKSAASPVWSDPPSEKIVSQQAPRDTVSTLSIEQILNPTERSKPAAKGRENARGDDTGSRDDGKTTRDNGRSVPIAVPSAQDYNTFIGTEYQNDAPKLEDSGKRGQINEHSSKIDAAVGGQIERKQTANPADRRKELRDKNHSTEYHQVTRSPRERTRDGALENHRNTKRYEDVVSEIEPEARAEIFELFASGSAGKRLERLLKSRNMSVEELIALRQRGSSKVHLTEVSQLRIPKPKNQQTLETSNANNGEIIISLSPVGSSDKRFGEREVSRKEEAKQEAEETMNRFKDIMSYLHDPFFDKDAENMSMSRLLDLVERDRNAPREMTYPENDTMNADGRTDELENSRRTVQIVDLLTTFGSLPFARDVQRQFETEVDSEPKVRLPVDNDNASVVVIDETEKTLRSDNSSEFHAGYVEEIVREEPNVIDIKTTVYGETVNNGGEEKKTLSRVKPSIIASGAILGVTIVVFLAIFIVCRIRQKQKYTYRNTFSRAVFQGPVMAARKLSNSSSLSAVMVNVVATSTTKRPERTETQEAVEDFDGKSDMDNDSLDANDSWETIPDYAK from the coding sequence aCGGAACCGCGCGGACAGTACGACGACGCGGATGTGCCGCAGAGTTCTGCGGAAAGCGTccgcgagcgaacgagcgagcctCCCGCAGACAAATGGACAAGCAATCAACGAGAGGCTCTCGAGCCGAAGTGGCGCGACGGCGACTCCGTGCCGTTGCTGCCGTTCTCTCATTATCGGTCCGACACGAGTGACGAGGTCGAGAATGTCGAGCAGGAGGCTTCACCGGAGACGAGTCGCCGACCGTTCAAGTACCATTATGCGATCGATCAACCGGATCGTCCCCGAGGGAGCCCGGGCAGGCGACTTCCGCCTCTGGACGATTACGAGGCCTCGTACCGCAGTCGGGAGGACTACGAGATTCCCGATGAGGATTATCCGCGCAAGAGGCGTCGTCCGTTGAAGAATTCGCAGAATCCGACGTTCTACGAGGAAACGCTCGATAGCGCGGTGAGCAACGACGGGAAACGCGGCCGTAACGTCGTCGACGGCTCGCTGAACGACCGGGAAGTTACCTGGAGGTATCGCGAGGCCTTCCAGGCTCGTCCCAACGAGTACGAGCAAGAGTTCAGCGACGAGGAGTACCTGCGCCCTCGTCCGAGGAAGAGGCGACCACCACAGAATTACGAGTTCGCTCTGGCGAACGAGGCATCCTCCAACGACGGGGACGACGAACCGAGCGATTCTCCTCGATATCTGTCGAAGAGCGAATCCGAGAACCTCTCGACGGAATCGTCCGACAAGCGAGAGAAGGCGCTCGAGCTAAAGTCGCTTTTGAAGATGCAGCAGGAGGAGGGCTCCAGCCTGTCGGAGATACTGCAGCGCAGAAATCTGACTCTGAACGACCTGCTGAAGGGAAAGGCCGATGTGATCAACGCCCTGAAGTCGAGGATCGCCGACGAATCCGACGAGTACATCGAGGAGATGTCGAAAGTGATGTCCGACTCGCTGCTGAAGCTCGCCGCGACGGTAACGCCACCCTGGGGGTCTACGCAATCTACGTTCGAAAGTACCACGCTGAAAGTTACGACGACCCCGTCGGATACGACTCCGAACAGCTCGGTATCCCACACGACGGCCGCCACGGAGAATGGAACCGCGAGAGGCCTCGAGGAGAATTCGAATCGCGTTAAGGAGAAGTCGGAAGACCTGGAGAAGATGACGCAGTCCGCGCACGATTCTTCGTCGTGGCTGAGAGCTCCGACGACCCCCCTGACCATCTCGACGGTGATCACCACGTCGGAGTCACCGCCGCTGGTCGCGGTGAACTCCGCGGAGTACTTCCTGAACGACGACGGCAACGCGGAGTCAGCGAGCGACCGCGCGGCGAGGCTCGACGGCCTCGACGAGGACGAGATCATGGAGTTCTCGGACTTCACGGATTTCAAGAAGGGAAAGAGCGCGGCGTCGCCGGTTTGGTCGGACCCGCCGAGCGAGAAGATCGTCTCGCAACAAGCACCGCGCGATACCGTGTCCACATTGAGCATCGAGCAAATTCTCAATCCCACGGAGCGGAGCAAGCCGGCGGCGAAAGGTCGTGAGAACGCTCGGGGTGACGACACCGGCAGCAGGGATGATGGAAAAACGACTCGGGATAATGGCCGATCAGTTCCTATCGCCGTGCCCAGCGCGCAGGATTACAACACGTTCATCGGAACAGAGTATCAGAATGACGCTCCGAAGCTCGAAGACAGCGGGAAGAGAGGTCAGATAAATGAACACTCGAGTAAAATTGACGCCGCCGTGGGTGGTCAGATCGAGAGAAAGCAAACCGCGAATCCGGCTGATCGTAGAAAGGAGCTACGCGACAAGAATCATTCGACTGAGTATCACCAGGTGACTCGATCGCCGAGAGAGAGAACTCGCGACGGCGCGTTGGAGAACCATCGGAATACGAAACGCTACGAGGATGTCGTCTCCGAGATCGAGCCGGAGGCACGAGCGGAGATCTTCGAGCTGTTCGCCTCCGGCTCGGCCGGCAAGCGGCTGGAACGTCTACTCAAGTCGAGGAACATGAGCGTGGAGGAGCTGATAGCTCTGCGTCAGAGAGGCTCCAGCAAGGTCCACTTGACGGAGGTGTCGCAGCTGAGGATACCCAAGCCGAAGAATCAGCAAACTCTAGAAACCTCCAACGCGAACAACGGAGAAATTATTATATCGCTCTCGCCCGTAGGCAGCTCTGACAAACGATTCGGCGAGCGTGAGGTTTCAAGGAAAGAAGAGGCGAAGCAGGAGGCGGAGGAGACAATGAATCGATTTAAAGACATCATGAGCTACTTACACGATCCGTTCTTCGACAAAGACGCGGAGAACATGTCGATGTCGAGATTGCTGGATCTCGTCGAGCGCGACAGAAACGCGCCAAGGGAAATGACGTACCCGGAAAACGATACGATGAATGCCGACGGGCGTACCGATGAGCTGGAGAATTCCCGTCGGACGGTGCAAATCGTCGATCTACTAACGACGTTCGGTTCTCTGCCCTTCGCGAGAGACGTGCAGCGACAGTTCGAAACTGAAGTCGATAGCGAACCAAAAGTGAGGCTACCGGTGGACAACGATAACGCGAGTGTAGTGGTGATCGATGAGACGGAGAAGACTCTTCGATCGGACAACTCCAGTGAATTCCACGCCGGATACGTCGAGGAGATCGTGAGGGAGGAACCGAACGTCATCGATATAAAAACGACGGTGTACGGCGAAACGGTGAACAACGGCGGGGAAGAGAAGAAGACCCTGTCGAGGGTGAAGCCGAGCATAATAGCGAGTGGCGCGATACTGGGCGTGACGATCGTCGTGTTCCTGGCGATCTTCATCGTGTGTCGAATTCGACAGAAGCAGAAGTACACATATAGAAATACGTTCTCCCGCGCGGTGTTCCAGGGCCCGGTTATGGCGGCGAGAAAGCTGTCGAATTCCAGCAGCTTGAGCGCCGTGATGGTGAACGTTGTCGCTACGTCGACGACCAAAAGGCCCGAGAGAACCGAGACGCAGGAGGCCGTGGAGGACTTCGATGGCAAGAGCGACATGGACAACGACTCGTTAGACGCGAACGACAGTTGGGAGACGATACCCGATTACGCGAAGTAA